A genomic segment from Micropterus dolomieu isolate WLL.071019.BEF.003 ecotype Adirondacks linkage group LG03, ASM2129224v1, whole genome shotgun sequence encodes:
- the LOC123968155 gene encoding sterile alpha motif domain-containing protein 1-like isoform X2, with product MSEPNKYREWILETIDSLRSRKARPDLERICRMVRRRHGSDPDRTRTELEKLIQEQTVLKVSYKGSISYRNAAKVQRKSRKKSEFTAAAAAAAVSSGAEAARERTKHDHLNNNGDSAHSFSDQEEGEEDSEPSPDPHTQTSASTSDKKLKPASSPSSGNGCLSCGATTGCDVGSGCTEEKASAPSGKGLGQQGAGHCPPPGVGQRTSAHDGGDASRITPSKADAVRGGKEPGLPGADTLNKTCSGSVRNLPQQQRQKQAVPLKPKLRVGGGGSKTAGNHANSDLGDRVVASVRSLSERSLRGGSAAATRGHMKPLGLKEILGYLSSQDRLSEEKLTRGKVKVVMEREVARGRLRRTRCGNITLPLRGMVVEEPMPKNASADRLVKSALQDKHAGKKPPSPSVQENEPMEAASGEEEQREENEEEEEEDHPQSSDEEGGLSPVTMTTEPELIEKTTEDAEIQTVSKQQSTPQQQQHDGKGMSGSDPLTRTPCPPVQGASLSQCDSAHLEEIAVAPDQQHMEAQNQMQHDRINHTSSGFNSPESKTEIGVSSCLLTPTASPRDSGMSEERGINGGVSIEGSNFFSTMSLDEDKAWSKEAPLGGFSV from the exons GATTCAAGAGCAGACGGTGCTCAAAGTTAGCTACAAGGGGTCCATCTCGTACCGAAACGCGGCGAAGGTGCAGAGGAAAAGCAGAAAGAAGAGTGAGTTcacggctgctgctgctgctgctgctgtcagcagcGGCGCGGAGGCAGCGAGGGAGCGGACCAAACACGACCATCTGAACAACAACGGCGACAGTGCGCACAGCTTCAGCGaccaggaggagggagaggaggactcGGAGCCCAGCCCAGATCCCCACACCCAAACATCAGCCAGCACCAGCGACAAGAAGCTAAAGCCTGCCTCCAGCCCCAGTAGCGGAAACGGGTGTCTCAGCTGTGGCGCAACAACGGGCTGCGATGTCGGGAGCGGCTGTACTGAGGAGAAAGCAAGTGCACCGAGCGGCAAGGGATTAGGACAGCAGGGAGCGGGGCACTGCCCGCCGCCCGGTGTCGGCCAAAGAACAAGCGCACACGACGGCGGTGATGCCAGCAGGATAACACCGAGCAAAGCCGATGCAGTTCGCGGAGGGAAAGAGCCGGGTTTGCCCGGGGCTGACACCCTGAACAAAACTTGCTCAGGGAGCGTCAGAAACCTCCCTCAACAACAGAGACAGAAGCAGGCTGTGCCCCTCAAGCCCAAACTTCGAGTCGGAGGAGGGGGCTCCAAAACAGCGGGGAACCACGCCAACTCCGACCTGGGCGACAGAGTGGTGGCTTCTGTTCGCAGCCTGTCCGAGAGGAGCCTCCGTGGGGGCTCCGCCGCCGCGACCAGAGGCCACATGAAGCCGCTCGGGCTGAAGGAGATTTTGGGCTATCTGAGCAGCCAGGACCGGCTGTCGGAGGAGAAGCTGACCCGAGGCAAAGTCAAAGTGGTCATGGAGAGAGAGGTGGCGAGGGGAAGGCTGCGCAGGACCCGCTGCGGGAACATTACTCTTCCTCTGAGGGGGATGGTGGTGGAGGAGCCGATGCCGAAGAATGCGTCCGCTGACAGACTTGTGAAGAGCGCACTGCAGGACAAGCACGCTGGCAAAAAG CCGCCGTCCCCCTCTGTCCAGGAGAATGAGCCAATGGAAGCAGCCAGTGGTGAAGAAGAGCAACGGGAAGagaatgaggaagaggaggaggaggatcatCCCCAGAGCTCTGATGAGGAGGGAGGACTATCCCCGGTAACCATGACAACCGAACCAGAGCTCATTGAGAAAACCACAGAAGATGCTGAGATCCAGACAGTATCAAAGCAGCAGAGCAccccgcagcagcagcagcacgaTGGCAAAG GGATGTCCGGGTCTGACCCCCTTACCAGGACGCCTTGCCCACCTGTTCAGGGAGCTTCCCTGTCACAATGTGACAGTGCACACTTGGAGGAGATAGCTGTCGCCCCTGATCAGCAGCATATGGAGGCACAA AATCAGATGCAGCACGACAGAATCAACCATACCTCCTCAGGCTTTAACA GCCCAGAGTCTAAGACAGAGATTGGCGTGTCATCCTGCCTGCTCACACCCACTGCCTCTCCGAGAGACTCCGGCATGTCTGAGGAACGAGGGATAAACGGAGGAGTTAGCATTGAAGG ATCCAACTTTTTTAGCACAATGAGCCTGGATGAAGACAAGGCATGGAGTAAGGAGGCACCACTGGGTGGTTTTTCAGTGTGA
- the LOC123968155 gene encoding sterile alpha motif domain-containing protein 1-like isoform X1 produces MSEPNKYREWILETIDSLRSRKARPDLERICRMVRRRHGSDPDRTRTELEKLIQEQTVLKVSYKGSISYRNAAKVQRKSRKKSEFTAAAAAAAVSSGAEAARERTKHDHLNNNGDSAHSFSDQEEGEEDSEPSPDPHTQTSASTSDKKLKPASSPSSGNGCLSCGATTGCDVGSGCTEEKASAPSGKGLGQQGAGHCPPPGVGQRTSAHDGGDASRITPSKADAVRGGKEPGLPGADTLNKTCSGSVRNLPQQQRQKQAVPLKPKLRVGGGGSKTAGNHANSDLGDRVVASVRSLSERSLRGGSAAATRGHMKPLGLKEILGYLSSQDRLSEEKLTRGKVKVVMEREVARGRLRRTRCGNITLPLRGMVVEEPMPKNASADRLVKSALQDKHAGKKPPSPSVQENEPMEAASGEEEQREENEEEEEEDHPQSSDEEGGLSPVTMTTEPELIEKTTEDAEIQTVSKQQSTPQQQQHDGKGVPTWMSGSDPLTRTPCPPVQGASLSQCDSAHLEEIAVAPDQQHMEAQNQMQHDRINHTSSGFNSPESKTEIGVSSCLLTPTASPRDSGMSEERGINGGVSIEGSNFFSTMSLDEDKAWSKEAPLGGFSV; encoded by the exons GATTCAAGAGCAGACGGTGCTCAAAGTTAGCTACAAGGGGTCCATCTCGTACCGAAACGCGGCGAAGGTGCAGAGGAAAAGCAGAAAGAAGAGTGAGTTcacggctgctgctgctgctgctgctgtcagcagcGGCGCGGAGGCAGCGAGGGAGCGGACCAAACACGACCATCTGAACAACAACGGCGACAGTGCGCACAGCTTCAGCGaccaggaggagggagaggaggactcGGAGCCCAGCCCAGATCCCCACACCCAAACATCAGCCAGCACCAGCGACAAGAAGCTAAAGCCTGCCTCCAGCCCCAGTAGCGGAAACGGGTGTCTCAGCTGTGGCGCAACAACGGGCTGCGATGTCGGGAGCGGCTGTACTGAGGAGAAAGCAAGTGCACCGAGCGGCAAGGGATTAGGACAGCAGGGAGCGGGGCACTGCCCGCCGCCCGGTGTCGGCCAAAGAACAAGCGCACACGACGGCGGTGATGCCAGCAGGATAACACCGAGCAAAGCCGATGCAGTTCGCGGAGGGAAAGAGCCGGGTTTGCCCGGGGCTGACACCCTGAACAAAACTTGCTCAGGGAGCGTCAGAAACCTCCCTCAACAACAGAGACAGAAGCAGGCTGTGCCCCTCAAGCCCAAACTTCGAGTCGGAGGAGGGGGCTCCAAAACAGCGGGGAACCACGCCAACTCCGACCTGGGCGACAGAGTGGTGGCTTCTGTTCGCAGCCTGTCCGAGAGGAGCCTCCGTGGGGGCTCCGCCGCCGCGACCAGAGGCCACATGAAGCCGCTCGGGCTGAAGGAGATTTTGGGCTATCTGAGCAGCCAGGACCGGCTGTCGGAGGAGAAGCTGACCCGAGGCAAAGTCAAAGTGGTCATGGAGAGAGAGGTGGCGAGGGGAAGGCTGCGCAGGACCCGCTGCGGGAACATTACTCTTCCTCTGAGGGGGATGGTGGTGGAGGAGCCGATGCCGAAGAATGCGTCCGCTGACAGACTTGTGAAGAGCGCACTGCAGGACAAGCACGCTGGCAAAAAG CCGCCGTCCCCCTCTGTCCAGGAGAATGAGCCAATGGAAGCAGCCAGTGGTGAAGAAGAGCAACGGGAAGagaatgaggaagaggaggaggaggatcatCCCCAGAGCTCTGATGAGGAGGGAGGACTATCCCCGGTAACCATGACAACCGAACCAGAGCTCATTGAGAAAACCACAGAAGATGCTGAGATCCAGACAGTATCAAAGCAGCAGAGCAccccgcagcagcagcagcacgaTGGCAAAGGTGTGCCTACAT GGATGTCCGGGTCTGACCCCCTTACCAGGACGCCTTGCCCACCTGTTCAGGGAGCTTCCCTGTCACAATGTGACAGTGCACACTTGGAGGAGATAGCTGTCGCCCCTGATCAGCAGCATATGGAGGCACAA AATCAGATGCAGCACGACAGAATCAACCATACCTCCTCAGGCTTTAACA GCCCAGAGTCTAAGACAGAGATTGGCGTGTCATCCTGCCTGCTCACACCCACTGCCTCTCCGAGAGACTCCGGCATGTCTGAGGAACGAGGGATAAACGGAGGAGTTAGCATTGAAGG ATCCAACTTTTTTAGCACAATGAGCCTGGATGAAGACAAGGCATGGAGTAAGGAGGCACCACTGGGTGGTTTTTCAGTGTGA